The following coding sequences are from one Musa acuminata AAA Group cultivar baxijiao chromosome BXJ1-6, Cavendish_Baxijiao_AAA, whole genome shotgun sequence window:
- the LOC103987065 gene encoding cytochrome c-type biogenesis CcmH-like mitochondrial protein produces the protein MASDEELKKARTVEARARNISHNVRCTECGSQSIEDSQADVAILLRKLIRDEVRAGKTDKEIYKKLGEDFGEAVLYVPRFDLQTAALWLSPFVIAGTAAGAWAYRRYRQKTNVHIMALNLVRGVPLTPTEKETMLDLLKPPPSPRRRWWN, from the exons ATGGCGAGTGATGAGGAATTGAAGAAGGCTCGAACTGTGGAGGCTCGTGCGAGGAATATCAGCCACAATGTCAGATGTACTGAATGTGGCAGCCAATCCATTGAAGATTCACAAGCAGATGTTGCTATTTTGCTCAGAAAG CTGATTCGAGATGAGGTCCGGGCTGGCAAAACTGACAAGGAGATATATAAAAAGCTAGGAGAGGACTTTGGCGAGGCCGTACTCTATGTCCCTCGTTTTGATCTACAAACTGCTGCTTTATGGTTGTCACCG TTCGTCATCGCTGGGACTGCAGCCGGAGCATGGGCGTATCGGAGGTACAGACAGAAGACCAATGTGCACATAATGGCACTGAACCTTGTTAGAGGTGTTCCCTTGACCCCCACGGAGAAGGAGACGATGCTTGACCTCCTCAAACCACCTCCATCTCCAAGAAGAAGATGGTGGAATTGA
- the LOC103987066 gene encoding eukaryotic translation initiation factor 2 subunit alpha homolog, whose translation MPNLECRMYEAKYPEVDMAVMIQVKNIADMGAYVSLLEYNNIEGMILFSELSRRRIRSISSLIKVGRQEPVMVLRVDRDKGYIDLSKRRVSEEDIQACEERYNKSKLVHSIMRHVAETLDIDLEELYVHIAWPLYRKYGHAFEAFKVVVTDPDSVLDSLTRVVKEVGADGQEVTKVVPAVTPEVKDALVKNIRRRMTPQPLKIRADIEMKCFQFDGVLHIKEAMRKAEAAGNDDCPVKIKLVAPPLYVLTTQTLDKEQGISVLNNAVKACTEEIELHKGKLTLKEAPRAVSERDDKLLAEHMAKLQSANNEVDGDEGSEEEEDTGMGELDLENSGVSMAD comes from the exons ATGCCGAACTTGGAGTGCCGGATGTACGAGGCCAAGTACCCGGAGGTGGACATGGCGGTGATGATCCAGGTGAAGAACATCGCCGACATGGGAGCCTACGTCTCTCTTTTGGAGTACAACAACATCGAGGGCATGATCCTCTTCTCCGAGCTGTCCCGCCGCCGTATTCGCTCCATCTCCTCGCTCATCAAGGTCGGCCGCCAGGAGCCGGTCATGGTCCTCCGCGTCGACCGCGACAAGGGCTACATCGACCTCTCCAAGCGCCGCGTCTCCGAGGAGGACATCCAGGCCTGCGAGGAGCGCTACAACAAGAGCAAGCTCGTACACTCCATCATGCGCCACGTCGCGGAGACACTGGACATCGACCTCGAGGAGCTCTACGTCCACATCGCTTGGCCCCTCTACCGCAAGTACGGCCACGCCTTCGAG GCTTTCAAGGTAGTTGTGACCGATCCAGACTCGGTTCTCGATTCGCTGACTCGGGTGGTGAAAGAAGTTGGGGCTGATGGGCAAGAG GTGACTAAGGTGGTGCCTGCGGTGACACCCGAGGTGAAGGATGCGCTGGTAAAAAACATTAGGAGAAGGATGACGCCACAGCCGCTGAAGATACGAGCTGATATTGAAATGAAGTGCTTCCAGTTTGATGGAGTACTTCACATCAAG GAAGCTATGAGGAAAGCTGAAGCTGCAGGAAATGATGATTGTCCTGTGAAGATCAAGTTGGTTGCCCCTCCACTCTACGTTCTCACCACACAGACTCTCGATAAG GAACAAGGGATTTCGGTTCTCAATAATGCAGTTAAAGCTTGCACTGAGGAGATTGAACTGCACAAGGGAAAACTTACACTGAAGGAGGCACCAAGAGCT GTGAGTGAACGAGATGATAAGCTGCTTGCTGAGCATATGGCGAAACTGCAGTCTGCTAATAATGAGGTTGATGGCGATGAAGGCAGCGAAGAGGAGGAAGACACAGGAATGGGCGAGTTGGATCTGGAGAACTCTGGTGTTAGCATGGCAGATTAA
- the LOC103987067 gene encoding probable lactoylglutathione lyase, chloroplastic — protein sequence MARIVPMFNATSFSSNSVRLAALHAPLSSSAVAPAGRFAPSPRSGLCSAPRAIHHEQLFGIKTSRLMRKANCIKASASGNMAQASTTISKEEAFEWVKKDNRRMLHVVYRVGDLERTIKFYTECLGMKLLRKRDIPEEKYTNAFLGYGPEDSHFVVELTYNYGVDQYDIGAGFGHFGIAVEDVAKTVDLIKAKGGKVTREPGPVKGGKTVIAFIEDPDGYKFELLERGPTPEPLCQVMLRVGDLDRSINFHEKAFGMELLRKRDNPEYKYTVAMMGYGPEDKNTVLELTYNYGVTEYDKGNAYAQIAIGTDDVYKTAEAIKLHGGKITREPGPLPGINTKITACLDPDGWKTVFVDNIDFAKELE from the exons ATGGCGAGGATCGTTCCCATGTTCAACGCCACCTCCTTCTCCTCCAATTCCGTCCGACTTGCGGCCCTCCACGCGCCGCTCTCCTCCTCCGCCGTCGCTCCCGCTGGCCGGTTCGCCCCCAGCCCTCGGTCCGGCCTCTGCTCCGCCCCTCGCG CTATACATCATGAGCAGTTATTTGGAATAAAAACTTCTAGATTGATGAGAAAAGCAAATTgtataaaggccagtgcttccggcAACATGGCACAAGCTAGCACAACTATTAGTAAAGAAGAGGCGTTTGAGTGGGTGAAAAAGGATAATCGGAGAATGCTTCATGTTGTTTATCGTGTTGGTGACTTGGAAAGGACGATCAA ATTTTACACGGAGTGCTTGGGAATGAAGTTGCTGCGGAAGCGTGACATTCCTGAGGAAAAATATACAAATGCTTTCCTTGGATATGGACCCGAAGACTCACATTTTGTCGTTGAACTTACTTATA ACTATGGAGTTGACCAGTACGACATTGGAGCTGGTTTTGGACACTTCGGTATAGCAGTTGAAGAC GTTGCCAAGACAGTGGATCTTATAAAAGCCAAAGGAGGAAAAGTGACCAGGGAACCTGGTCCTGTAAAAGGTGGCAAAACTGTAATTGCCTTTATCGAAGATCCTGATGGTTATAAGTTTGAACTTCTGGAAAGGGGCCCGACACCAGAGCCCTTGTGTCAAGTGATGCTTCGTGTAGGAGATCTCGACCGTTCTATAAATTTCCATGAAAAG GCATTTGGTATGGAACTTCTCCGCAAACGAGATAATCCTGAATACAAG TACACTGTGGCAATGATGGGATATGGCCCTGAAGATAAGAACACTGTATTGGAGTTAACCTACAATTATGGAGTCACAGAATATGACAAAGGGAATGCCTATGCACAG ATTGCCATTGGCACGGATGATGTTTATAAGACAGCAGAGGCTATAAAACTGCATGGAGGAAAAATTACTCGTGAACCAGGCCCCTTACCTGGCATTAATACCAAGATCACTGCATGCTTGGATCCAGATGGTTGGAAAACT GTATTTGTTGACAATATAGATTTTGCTAAAGAGCTGGAGTAA
- the LOC103987068 gene encoding probable aquaporin TIP2-2, with translation MAGIAFGRFDDSFSVGSLKAYLAEFISTLLFVFAGVGSAIAYNKLTSSAALDPAGLVAIAVCHGFALFVAVSVGFNISGGHVNPAVTFGLALGGQITILTGILYWIAQLLGAVVGAFLLKFSTGLDTPTHGLGAGVGAGEGVVMEIIITFALVYTVYATAADPKKGSLGTIAPIAIGFIVGANILAAGPFSGGSMNPARSFGPAVASGDFSDLWIYFVGPLIGGGLAGLVYTYAYLLHDHQPLPQ, from the exons ATGGCTGGAATCGCCTTCGGCCGCTTCGATGACTCTTTCAGTGTCGGCTCACTGAAGGCCTACCTCGCCGAGTTCATCTCCACTCTCCTCTTCGTCTTCGCTGGCGTCGGATCAGCTATAGCTTACA ACAAGTTGACGTCGAGCGCAGCTCTGGATCCTGCGGGGCTCGTCGCTATCGCCGTCTGCCATGGGTTTGCGCTCTTCGTGGCGGTATCGGTGGGCTTCAACATCTCCGGCGGCCACGTGAATCCGGCGGTCACCTTCGGGTTGGCTCTTGGAGGGCAGATCACCATCCTCACTGGCATCTTATACTGGATCGCCCAGCTGCTTGGAGCTGTTGTCGGAGCTTTCCTCCTCAAGTTCTCAACCGGACTG GACACCCCCACCCATGGACTGGGAGCAGGAGTGGGAGCAGGAGAAGGGGTGGTGATGGAGATCATCATCACCTTCGCCCTGGTGTACACGGTGTACGCGACGGCAGCCGACCCGAAGAAGGGCTCCCTCGGCACCATCGCCCCGATCGCCATCGGCTTCATCGTCGGCGCCAACATCCTCGCAGCCGGCCCCTTCTCCGGCGGGTCGATGAACCCGGCTCGCTCCTTCGGGCCCGCCGTCGCTAGCGGGGACTTCTCCGACCTCTGGATCTACTTTGTCGGCCCCCTGATAGGCGGCGGCCTCGCAGGGTTGGTGTACACCTACGCCTACTTGTTACACGACCACCAGCCACTTCCGCAGTGA